A region of Kwoniella shivajii chromosome 11, complete sequence DNA encodes the following proteins:
- a CDS encoding UDP-glucose 4-epimerase GalE: protein MTQSNGTSHKLKRVVVTGGLGYIGSHVVVSLLLTGLYQPIVIDNCHNGYSEALDRCAEIARDELGPDAPQPILHNVDLRNSEAVDGVFSSYQDKGGIWAVVHLAALKAVGESGEIPLSYYRVNVAGSITLFEAMAKYHVQNLVFSSSATVYGTPEIIPIPESSPVIPASVYGRTKAMVEDIIQDLCSVEVKEGEEKLRAVSVRYFNPAGAHPSGKLGEEPRGKPGNLLPLLAQMAVGREKSELKIFGTDFPTPDGTCVRDYLHIMDLAHGHVLALGALAVPSDQKNIFSNCDPNDGSFRAFNLGKGKGMSVLNMIDAMKKATGYDYKYEIVGRRRGDVPDLTADPTLAEKELGFVADKDLDTMCRDLWNFQSKHPNGYKSTST, encoded by the exons ATGACACAATCGAACGGAACATCACATAAATTAAAG AGAGTGGTGGTGACGGGTGGACTGGGATATATAGGATCACACGTTGTGGTGTCTTTGTTATTGACAGGATTATATCAACCTATAGTAATTGATAATTGTCATAACGGTTATTCAGAAGCTTTAGATAGATGTGCCGAGATCGCAAGAGACGAACTAGG ACCTGACGCCCCTCAACCTATATTACACAATGTGGATTTAAGAAACTCTGAAGCTGTCGATGGAGTGTTTTCAAGTTATCAAGATAAAGGTGGGATCTGGGCAGTAGTTCATTTAGCTGCATTGAAAGCTGTAGGAGAATCAGGTGAAATCCCTCTATCATATTACAGAGTGAATGTCGCTGGTTCAATAACACTTTTCGAG GCAATGGCAAAATACCATGTACAGAACTTGGTATTTTCCTCATCAGCGACAGTTTACGGTACACCTGAAATAATCCCTATACCCGAATCATCACCCGTCATACCAGCTTCAGTATACGGTAGAACAAAAGCAATGGTTGAGGACATAATCCAAGATCTGTGTAGCGTCGAGGTtaaagaaggcgaagagaaGCTAAGAGCTGTCAGTGTCAGAtatttcaa CCCCGCTGGTGCTCACCCATCGGGTAAACTAGGAGAAGAACCAAGAGGTAAACCGGGAAACTTATTACCTTTATTAGCTCAAATGGCTGTGGGcagagagaagagtgaaTTAAAGATATTCGGTACTGATTTCCCCACACC AGACGGTACATGCGTTCGAGATTACTTACACATAATGGATCTTGCACATGGACACGTTCTTGCTTTAGGAGCATTGGCAGTGCCATCCGACCAAAAGAACATCTTCTCAAATTGTGATCCAAATGATGGATCCTTCAGAGCTTTCAATttaggaaaaggaaaagggatgAGTGTACTGAATATGATCGATGCTATGAAGAAAGCTACTGGATACGATTACAAATATGAGATTGTAGGCAGGAG ACGAGGAGATGTGCCCGATCTCACTGCCGATCCAACATTAGCAGAAAAGGAATTAGGTTTTGTCGCAGATAAAGATCTGGATACTATGTGTAGGGATTTATGGAATTTCCAATCGAAACATCCTAATGGATACAAATCGACATCAACTTGA